The following DNA comes from Thermovirga sp..
GAAGTGGGCGTCTCCCGGCTTCCACGCCGGCGGTGCTGAACTCCTACATAATAAACGTGGCCCTCCCGGCGCTGACCCTGCTCCATATTCACGACCTGGAATACTCACCCGGGCTGGCCTATCCCGCCGCCATGGCCTGGGTTCTCTTCGTGGGAGGGTTTTTTCTATTCAGACAAGCGGGCAGGGTCGCCAACCTCTCAGCGGGGACGGTAGGCGCGCTTTTCCTGACCGGGGGGCTGGGTAATACCTCCTTCGTCG
Coding sequences within:
- a CDS encoding AEC family transporter, which translates into the protein MGNILMMALCFAAGIILRRSGRLPASTPAVLNSYIINVALPALTLLHIHDLEYSPGLAYPAAMAWVLFVGGFFLFRQAGRVANLSAGTVGALFLTGGLGNTSFVGLPMIEAFYGTEYLGIGILIDQLGSFLVLSTIGIILAVSQSSGKTSPSVIARKILAFPPFIALLAAF